Sequence from the Fictibacillus arsenicus genome:
GGCTGGTTTTGTCTCGTAGACTACTAGTTCTTCCACATCTGCTTTATCTTTTAGTTGATCTTTAATGTAAGAAGGAGCGAGATTTCCCTTTGGAAAAAGTACTTTCTCTCCATCTTTAACTTCTTTTTTTAATAGTTCAGCAAGTGCTTCAGCATCATAACGTTTCGGAACAAGGATTGAATGGATTCCCCGCTCCTGCATCGCTTGAGCAGTTTTCTCTCCAACTGCAGCAAATTTATGCTGGTCAAACGACAATTCCTTATCTTTGATTATCCGAAAAAAATGATCAACACCATTCTTGCTGGTGAAAATAATCCACTTATAGCTGGATAAGTGCTGTATCGAATACTCATCTAATGGTTTGTCCGTTCCTGTTATTGTCACAACCGGAAAAGGGAGCGGGATACCCCCTTCATCTTTGATTAGTGATAACAATGAATCAGCGTGTTCTATAGGTCGGGTAACAAGTACAGTTTTACCTGCTAATGGACCTTCTGGTGTCTTCATTAAATGTCCAGGTCCTTTTTCACATCATCAAGAATCTTTTTTGCACCGATTTCTTTTAATTCCTGAGCGAGTTCAACCCCTACCTGATGAGGGTCTTTTCCTGTTTTCATTTCTTTTAATACTTTTTTTCCAGACGGGTCTGCAACTAGTCCTGTTAATGTTACTTCATCATTCGTTAAAGTTGCATATGCAGCGATAGGTACTTGGCAGCCGCCTTCTAAAGTATCCAAGAAGGCACGCTCCGCCTGAACCGTCTGAAACGTATACGAGTCATTTAAAGTGGCTAATAACTCTTTTACTTCATCGTCCTCACTTCTGCATTCAATCGCCAGCGAACCTTGTCCTACTGCAGGTAAACAAAGATCTGTATCCAAAAATTCCGTTACAACATCCTTAGACCAGCCCATTCTCTCTAACCCAGCTGCAGCGAGAATAATAGCATCAAATTCACCGGATTTCAGCTTTTCCAATCGTGTATCAATATTTCCTCGAATGGACTTAATCGATAAATCAGGGCGGGTATGTAAAAGCTGTGCCGCTCTTCTTAAAGAACTTGTTCCAACAACAGCACCCTCTGGCAATTCACGTAAAGAAGAGTATTTTTCAGAAATAAGAGCATCTCGCGGATCCACACGTTTAGGCGTACATGCGATCTCAAGACCTTCTGGCAGAGCTGCAGGCATATCCTTCATACTATGAACAGCTATATCAATCTCTTTATCTAACATAGCCTGCTCAATTTCTTTAACAAAAAGACCTTTTCCGCCTACTTTAGATAAGGTAACGTTTAAGATGACATCACCTTTTGTTACAATCTCTTTCACTTCAAAATCAAAAGGAAGACCTTTTTTCTTTAACTGGTCGATTACCCAGTTCGTCTGAGTAAGAGCCAGTTTGCTTCTCCTTGAACCTACTATTATTTTTCTCATTTTATAAAACTCCTATCTCGTTACTTATACCAAAGATGAAACTCAGTAAATGTAGATGCTAAAAAGTAATTTATAAGGACTACAAGAAATGCTGCTGTGTTCCAGAGAGCAAGGGTTTTGCCTTGAACACCTCTGGCTACTTTTTGGTATAAGTAAGTGCTGTAAACCAAAAGTACGATAAACGATGAGATGACTTTCACATCGAGAAGTGTAAAGTTATTTATCTTCCAGAATGCCCATATCACACCTAATATTAAACTAAGCAGCAGGAGCGGGACACCCACTGTATTTAAACGGAACGAAAGCTTTTCAAGATAAGAAAGACTTCCGAAACGCTGCAGCCTTTTGCTCCACTTTTTCTTTTTAAGCATTCCGTGCTGAATTAAATACATAAAAGAAAAAATAAAAGATAATGAGAAAGCCCCATAAGATATAAAAGCCATCGTAATGTGAATGATTAATAGTTCTGAAATGAGCTGTTTTTCTATAACTGCACTTGCTTGCCCGGTTGGTGCAAATAAATGTATAGATACAAGCAAAAACCCAAGTACGTTTGTAAAGAATACGAGGAAATCCACTCTGAAAAATTTACTCATTACAACAGAAAAAGTAACGAGGATCCAAGCATAAAAAAACAGGCCTTCTGACGGTGTTAAGATTGGAAACCGCTGATCTTCCAGCATCCGTAACACAAAGAAGACCGTTTGCAGCACCCAGACAATAGAAAGCAACCAGAAAGCAAACTGATTCGCTTTCCGGTTGTTTTGAAGAAAATCTATAAAATAGCCCGTGATGCTTAGTGCATATAAGACAATTGTAAGATCATATATCCAATTCATTTTGCTCACACTCCATGAGCCCGAGGGAAACAATAAATTATGTTCTTGCCGTAAAAGGATTGACAGCCTCATCAGATAATGATGCTTTGTCTTCTCTGTTTCCAGCAAAACCTGTTTCCAACTGCTTTTGTTTATCCAAATAGTCTTCCAATGCAAAAATCTCTGTAAATAACTGCAGCTGCTCTTCTGCATCAGCTTGTCCTGCTATTTCTTTAGCTCTCGTAACAGGATCACGCAAAAGCTGATTTACAATGCTCTTTGTATGTTTGCTTAAGATCTTTTTCTCTCGATCCGTTAAATCAGGCAATTTGCGTTTTATACTCTGCATCGTTTCTGCTTGAATGTTCAATGCTTTTTCACGAAGTGCAGAAATTAAAGGTACTACACCAAGCATTGAGATCCAGGATTGGAAATCAACGATTTCTGATTCAATGAGAATCTCAATCTTTTCCGCTTCTTTTTTGCGCTCTGCCAAGTTTGATTCAACGATTCCTTCTAAATCATCAATATCATATAAGAAAACGCTGTCCAAATCATGCAATGCAGGATCTAAATCCCTCGGAACTGCAATATCCACCATAAAAAGCGGAAGCCCTTTCCGTTTCTTAATTGCAGGTGCAGCCATTTCTTTTGTGATGACAAAATCACTTGCTCCTGTGGACGAAATAACAATATCGGCTCTAACAAGTAATTTCTCTAAATCGTTAAAAGGGTGAGCGACGCCATGAAACTTTTCTGCTACTTCTTTTGCTTTTTCGAATGTACGGTTAATTACCAGCACTTCATTGCCGCCGCTGGCATGAAGGTGTTTAGCTGTTAACTCGCCCATTTTCCCTGCCCCAACGATTAGAATAGTCTTATTCTGCAGTCCGCCAAAGATTTTCTTTGCAAGTTCAACAGCCGCGTAGCTGACAGAAACTGCGTTTTCGCCAATATCAGTTTCGGAATGGCACTTTTTCGCAAATGTAATTGCCTGCTTCATTAATTTATTAAAGATGGTTCCTGTAGCTGATAGCTTTTGTGATTCAAGAAAGCTGTCTTTTACCTGGCCAAGAATTTGAGTCTCTCCAATTACCATTGAATCCAATCCAGCTGATACACGGAATAAATGCTCCACAGCTGCTTCTCCGTCTCTTATGCTTAAAAAAGGAGAAAGTTCTTCTTTGTCAATGTTAAACCAATCTGCTAAAAACGATTTGATGTAGTATCTTCCTGTATGAAGCTGATCGGCAACCGCATAAATTTCAGTACGGTTACATGTAGAAACGATTACACATTCAAGTATACTTTTTTGTTTGCGGAGTAAAGAGATCGCATCCTGTATTTCAGCGGGCTGAAACGCAACTTTTTCTCGGATTTCCACGGGAGCCGTTTTGTAA
This genomic interval carries:
- a CDS encoding cytochrome C assembly family protein, which translates into the protein MNWIYDLTIVLYALSITGYFIDFLQNNRKANQFAFWLLSIVWVLQTVFFVLRMLEDQRFPILTPSEGLFFYAWILVTFSVVMSKFFRVDFLVFFTNVLGFLLVSIHLFAPTGQASAVIEKQLISELLIIHITMAFISYGAFSLSFIFSFMYLIQHGMLKKKKWSKRLQRFGSLSYLEKLSFRLNTVGVPLLLLSLILGVIWAFWKINNFTLLDVKVISSFIVLLVYSTYLYQKVARGVQGKTLALWNTAAFLVVLINYFLASTFTEFHLWYK
- a CDS encoding uroporphyrinogen-III synthase gives rise to the protein MKTPEGPLAGKTVLVTRPIEHADSLLSLIKDEGGIPLPFPVVTITGTDKPLDEYSIQHLSSYKWIIFTSKNGVDHFFRIIKDKELSFDQHKFAAVGEKTAQAMQERGIHSILVPKRYDAEALAELLKKEVKDGEKVLFPKGNLAPSYIKDQLKDKADVEELVVYETKPAEDLDWGLALKADCCFFLSPSAVSFMTAYYEKKQISRILKTPAFCIGPTTKKAAVEKGFQHVFMPERYTAEDMVKLAAIYFQGGS
- the hemA gene encoding glutamyl-tRNA reductase, yielding MHILVVGLNYKTAPVEIREKVAFQPAEIQDAISLLRKQKSILECVIVSTCNRTEIYAVADQLHTGRYYIKSFLADWFNIDKEELSPFLSIRDGEAAVEHLFRVSAGLDSMVIGETQILGQVKDSFLESQKLSATGTIFNKLMKQAITFAKKCHSETDIGENAVSVSYAAVELAKKIFGGLQNKTILIVGAGKMGELTAKHLHASGGNEVLVINRTFEKAKEVAEKFHGVAHPFNDLEKLLVRADIVISSTGASDFVITKEMAAPAIKKRKGLPLFMVDIAVPRDLDPALHDLDSVFLYDIDDLEGIVESNLAERKKEAEKIEILIESEIVDFQSWISMLGVVPLISALREKALNIQAETMQSIKRKLPDLTDREKKILSKHTKSIVNQLLRDPVTRAKEIAGQADAEEQLQLFTEIFALEDYLDKQKQLETGFAGNREDKASLSDEAVNPFTART
- the hemC gene encoding hydroxymethylbilane synthase — protein: MRKIIVGSRRSKLALTQTNWVIDQLKKKGLPFDFEVKEIVTKGDVILNVTLSKVGGKGLFVKEIEQAMLDKEIDIAVHSMKDMPAALPEGLEIACTPKRVDPRDALISEKYSSLRELPEGAVVGTSSLRRAAQLLHTRPDLSIKSIRGNIDTRLEKLKSGEFDAIILAAAGLERMGWSKDVVTEFLDTDLCLPAVGQGSLAIECRSEDDEVKELLATLNDSYTFQTVQAERAFLDTLEGGCQVPIAAYATLTNDEVTLTGLVADPSGKKVLKEMKTGKDPHQVGVELAQELKEIGAKKILDDVKKDLDI